The following proteins are co-located in the Pseudarthrobacter siccitolerans genome:
- the argC gene encoding N-acetyl-gamma-glutamyl-phosphate reductase, protein MTISVAVSGASGYAGGEVLRLLAGHPDVTIGAITAHSNAGSRLGELQPHLHGLSSRILEDTTVENLSGHDVVFLALPHGASAEIAAQLPEGTVVIDAGADHRLEDPAAWEKFYGSAHAGTWPYGLPELPGQREALKGASRIAVPGCYPTSALLALTPGFAAHLLEPDDVVIVSASGTSGAGKAAKVNLIGSEVMGSMSPYGVGGGHRHTPEIEQGLSNAAGEQVTVSFTPTLAPMSRGILTTATARVKPDTTAEQLRQAWTEAYDDEPFVHVLPEGQWPATKSVQGSNHAAMQLAFDAHTGRVIVTCVIDNLTKGTAGGAVQSMNIALGLAETAGLDLQGVAP, encoded by the coding sequence ATGACTATTTCTGTTGCAGTCTCAGGCGCCAGCGGCTATGCCGGCGGAGAGGTGCTCCGCCTCCTGGCGGGCCACCCGGATGTGACCATCGGGGCAATCACAGCGCACAGCAACGCCGGCTCACGACTGGGCGAGCTGCAGCCCCACCTGCACGGGCTGTCCAGCCGCATCCTGGAGGACACCACGGTGGAGAACCTCTCCGGCCACGACGTTGTCTTCCTCGCACTGCCGCACGGTGCCTCTGCCGAAATTGCGGCCCAGCTTCCGGAGGGGACAGTGGTGATCGACGCCGGCGCCGACCACCGCCTGGAGGACCCGGCGGCCTGGGAAAAATTCTATGGCTCAGCCCACGCCGGCACCTGGCCCTACGGCCTGCCGGAACTGCCCGGCCAGCGTGAAGCCCTCAAGGGCGCCAGCCGCATCGCCGTGCCCGGCTGCTACCCGACGTCGGCCCTGCTGGCCCTGACGCCAGGGTTCGCCGCCCACCTCCTCGAGCCCGACGACGTCGTGATTGTTTCCGCGTCCGGCACCTCGGGCGCGGGCAAGGCAGCGAAAGTGAACCTGATCGGCTCCGAGGTGATGGGATCCATGAGCCCCTACGGCGTGGGCGGCGGACACCGGCACACCCCAGAGATCGAACAGGGCCTGTCGAATGCGGCAGGGGAGCAGGTGACGGTCTCCTTCACACCCACCCTCGCACCGATGAGCCGCGGGATCCTCACCACCGCCACCGCCAGGGTCAAGCCGGATACCACTGCTGAACAGCTGCGCCAGGCGTGGACCGAGGCGTACGACGACGAACCCTTTGTGCACGTCCTGCCCGAAGGTCAGTGGCCCGCCACCAAGTCCGTCCAGGGATCGAACCACGCTGCCATGCAGCTTGCCTTCGATGCGCACACCGGCCGGGTGATTGTCACCTGCGTGATCGACAACCTCACCAAAGGGACCGCCGGCGGCGCCGTCCAGTCCATGAATATCGCACTCGGCCTGGCAGAAACCGCCGGCCTTGACCTGCAGGGAGTAGCCCCGTGA
- the argJ gene encoding bifunctional glutamate N-acetyltransferase/amino-acid acetyltransferase ArgJ, with the protein MTVTAPRGFRAAGVTAGLKASGNPDLALVVNDGPAKAAAAVFTSNRVAAAPVHWSRQVVSDGRVDAVILNSGGANACTGPTGFQNTHSTAEKVAEVLGISATDVFVCSTGLIGEQLPMDKILPGVEAAAAALSTDGGPDAATAIMTTDSVPKSALFIGTDADGQEFSIGGIAKGAGMLAPGLATMLVVLTTDALVEAEMLDVVLRDATRVTFDRADSDGCMSTNDTVVLLASGASGAVPSAEAFGSGLTQVCAELARKLIGDAEGASHDIAIRTFNAASEADAVTVSRSVARSNLFKAAIFGKDPNWGRVLSAVGTTDAVFEPDQLNVSMNGIQICRNGSIGDDRALVDLEPREVLVEIDLQAGDAEATIWTNDLTHDYVHENSAYSS; encoded by the coding sequence GTGACAGTTACCGCACCCCGTGGATTCCGGGCCGCCGGCGTCACCGCCGGATTGAAAGCGTCGGGCAACCCGGACCTTGCTTTGGTGGTCAACGACGGCCCCGCGAAGGCTGCCGCCGCGGTGTTCACCAGCAACCGCGTGGCTGCGGCCCCGGTCCACTGGTCCCGACAGGTGGTATCGGACGGCCGCGTGGACGCCGTCATCCTCAACTCCGGCGGTGCCAACGCCTGCACGGGGCCCACCGGCTTCCAGAACACCCACAGTACGGCCGAAAAAGTGGCCGAAGTGCTGGGTATTTCGGCCACGGATGTTTTTGTCTGCTCCACCGGGCTGATCGGTGAGCAGTTGCCCATGGACAAGATCCTTCCCGGCGTGGAGGCGGCCGCTGCTGCCCTCAGCACCGACGGCGGACCCGACGCGGCCACCGCCATCATGACCACCGACTCAGTGCCCAAGTCCGCGCTGTTCATCGGCACCGACGCGGACGGCCAGGAATTCAGCATCGGTGGAATCGCCAAGGGTGCCGGCATGCTCGCACCGGGCCTGGCCACCATGCTGGTGGTCCTCACCACGGACGCCCTGGTGGAGGCGGAGATGCTCGACGTCGTCCTCCGCGACGCCACGCGCGTCACCTTCGACCGGGCCGACTCGGACGGCTGCATGTCCACCAATGACACTGTGGTCCTGCTGGCCTCCGGCGCCTCCGGCGCGGTGCCGTCCGCCGAAGCCTTCGGCTCGGGCCTCACCCAGGTATGCGCCGAGCTCGCACGGAAGCTGATCGGCGACGCAGAAGGTGCCAGCCACGACATCGCCATCCGCACCTTCAACGCCGCCAGCGAGGCCGACGCCGTAACCGTCAGCCGCTCCGTGGCCCGCTCCAACCTCTTCAAGGCCGCCATCTTCGGCAAAGACCCGAACTGGGGACGTGTGCTTTCCGCCGTCGGCACCACGGACGCCGTTTTCGAACCTGACCAGCTCAACGTCTCCATGAACGGTATCCAGATCTGCCGCAACGGCAGCATCGGCGACGACCGGGCCCTCGTGGACCTGGAGCCGCGCGAAGTGCTGGTGGAGATCGACCTGCAGGCGGGCGACGCCGAGGCCACCATCTGGACAAACGACCTCACCCACGACTACGTGCACGAGAACAGCGCCTACTCCAGCTAG
- the argB gene encoding acetylglutamate kinase, with translation MNTQTRETTSMSDAQDKAGTLIEALPWIQRFAGTIMVIKYGGNAMVNDDLRRAFAEDIVFLHHVGIHPVVVHGGGPQINSMLGRLGIESEFKGGLRVTTPEAMDVVRMVLTGQVGRELVGLINSHGPYAVGMSGEDGGLLRAVRTGTVVDGEEVDLGLVGEVVGVDPAGIVDILEAGRIPVISTVAPEIVDGGDGVPGTARFQPTGQVLNVNADTAAAAVASALGASKLVILTDVEGLYANWPDKSSLISSLTASELRDMLPRLESGMIPKMAACLKAIDEGVERAHIVDGRLPHSMLLETFTTAGIGTQVVPDEEINA, from the coding sequence ATGAACACCCAGACGCGTGAAACCACCAGCATGTCCGATGCCCAGGACAAGGCCGGAACCCTGATTGAGGCCCTGCCCTGGATCCAGCGGTTCGCCGGCACCATCATGGTGATCAAGTACGGCGGCAACGCCATGGTCAACGACGATCTCCGCCGCGCCTTCGCCGAGGACATCGTGTTCCTCCATCACGTAGGCATCCATCCGGTGGTAGTCCACGGCGGCGGCCCACAGATCAACTCCATGCTCGGCCGGCTCGGCATCGAGTCCGAATTCAAGGGCGGCCTCCGCGTCACCACCCCTGAAGCCATGGATGTGGTCCGGATGGTCCTCACCGGCCAGGTGGGACGCGAACTGGTGGGACTGATCAATTCCCACGGCCCCTATGCTGTGGGCATGTCCGGGGAAGACGGCGGCCTGCTGCGCGCAGTCCGGACGGGAACCGTGGTGGACGGCGAAGAAGTGGACCTCGGGCTGGTCGGCGAGGTGGTGGGAGTCGACCCCGCCGGCATCGTGGACATCCTCGAGGCCGGCCGGATCCCGGTAATCTCGACGGTTGCCCCCGAGATTGTGGACGGCGGAGACGGCGTGCCCGGCACGGCGCGCTTCCAGCCCACCGGCCAGGTCCTCAACGTCAATGCGGACACCGCGGCGGCAGCCGTCGCCTCGGCGCTGGGCGCCTCCAAGCTGGTCATCCTGACTGACGTCGAGGGCCTGTATGCCAACTGGCCGGACAAGTCCTCGCTGATCTCCTCGCTGACCGCCTCGGAGCTTCGGGACATGCTGCCGAGGCTCGAATCGGGCATGATCCCCAAGATGGCGGCCTGCCTCAAGGCCATTGATGAGGGTGTGGAACGCGCGCATATTGTGGACGGGCGCCTGCCCCACTCCATGCTTCTTGAAACATTTACGACGGCGGGCATCGGCACCCAGGTAGTCCCGGACGAGGAGATCAACGCATGA
- the argF gene encoding ornithine carbamoyltransferase, giving the protein MTTATGTTRHFLKDTDLSPAEQAEVLELAARMKADPYSVQPFAAGGSGRKTVAVIFDKTSTRTRVSFATGIADMGGNALIINPGEAQIGHKESVEDTAKVLERMVSTIVWRTGAHAGLVAMADNSKVPVINALCDDYHPCQLLADLLAVKEHKGELKGLTMSYLGDAANNMANSYLLAGVTAGMHVRIAGPEGYLPAADIVAAAEERAAQTGGSVLITSDAVEALKGADVVATDTWVSMGQEAEKEARLQLFREFSVDEAAMAHAAEDAVVLHCLPAYRGYEISAGVIDGPQSIVWDEAENRLHAQKALMAWLMHRSGLAFVDGLSPVEGTGESTF; this is encoded by the coding sequence GTGACAACAGCCACCGGCACTACCCGGCACTTCCTCAAGGACACGGATCTCAGCCCGGCCGAACAGGCTGAGGTCCTGGAACTCGCCGCCCGCATGAAGGCAGATCCGTACAGCGTCCAGCCCTTCGCCGCAGGGGGCAGCGGCCGCAAGACCGTTGCCGTGATTTTCGACAAGACCTCCACCCGCACCCGGGTCTCGTTCGCCACGGGTATCGCCGACATGGGCGGCAATGCCCTGATCATCAACCCGGGCGAGGCGCAGATCGGCCACAAGGAATCCGTGGAGGACACAGCGAAAGTCCTGGAACGGATGGTCTCCACCATCGTGTGGCGGACCGGCGCGCACGCCGGCCTGGTGGCGATGGCGGACAACTCCAAGGTGCCGGTCATCAACGCCCTGTGCGATGACTACCACCCCTGCCAGCTGCTCGCGGACCTGCTGGCCGTGAAGGAGCACAAGGGCGAGCTCAAGGGCCTCACCATGAGCTACCTGGGGGACGCGGCCAACAACATGGCCAACTCCTACCTGCTGGCCGGCGTCACGGCGGGCATGCACGTCCGCATCGCCGGGCCCGAGGGCTACCTGCCCGCCGCAGATATCGTGGCCGCAGCGGAGGAACGCGCGGCCCAGACCGGCGGTTCTGTGCTGATCACCAGTGACGCCGTGGAGGCGCTGAAGGGTGCCGACGTCGTCGCAACCGACACATGGGTATCCATGGGCCAGGAAGCTGAGAAGGAAGCCCGGCTGCAGCTGTTCCGGGAGTTCTCCGTCGACGAGGCGGCCATGGCACACGCTGCGGAAGACGCCGTCGTGCTGCACTGCCTGCCCGCCTACCGAGGTTACGAAATCTCAGCCGGCGTCATTGACGGTCCGCAGTCCATCGTGTGGGATGAGGCCGAAAACCGGCTCCACGCCCAGAAGGCGCTGATGGCCTGGCTCATGCACCGGTCCGGCCTCGCCTTCGTTGACGGACTTTCGCCCGTAGAAGGCACCGGGGAGAGCACGTTCTAG
- a CDS encoding acetylornithine transaminase, translating into MNSTENLDKLDHRSPVTELVETTGHAGSEWLARYSTSLMGVFGTPQRVLVRGAGCLVWDADGKEYLDLLGGIAVNALGHANPFVTSVISSQLATLGHVSNFFTSPTQIALAEKLLALTHAPAGSKVFFTNSGTEANEAAFKLARRNGDPAGTGPRTKIIALEGAFHGRTMGALALTAKEAYRAPFEPLPGGVVHIPFGDIEALEAAVDETVAAVFLEPIQGEAGVRPLPAGYLRAARELTTKAGALLILDEVQTGIGRTGKWLASEDAGIVPDAVTLAKGLGGGFPIGALITFGDATSSLLSAGQHGTTFGGNPVATAAALATLHAIESQDVLANVAAVGEHLRAALAAIPGVTEVRGEGLLIGFDLDADVAPAVVQAGLDAGFIVNAPGPRTIRLAPPLVLTTAQADSFLAAFPVILQTAKDAQ; encoded by the coding sequence ATGAACAGCACGGAGAATCTCGACAAGCTCGATCACCGGAGCCCGGTGACAGAACTGGTGGAGACCACGGGCCACGCCGGCTCCGAATGGCTGGCCCGCTACTCCACGTCCTTGATGGGCGTGTTCGGCACTCCGCAGCGCGTCCTGGTCCGCGGTGCCGGCTGCCTTGTCTGGGATGCTGACGGGAAGGAATACCTGGACCTGCTGGGCGGCATCGCCGTCAACGCGCTGGGCCATGCCAACCCGTTCGTCACGTCGGTCATCTCCAGCCAGCTTGCAACACTGGGCCACGTGTCCAACTTCTTCACCAGCCCCACCCAGATTGCGCTGGCCGAAAAGCTCCTGGCCCTCACCCATGCCCCGGCCGGTTCCAAGGTGTTCTTCACCAACTCCGGCACGGAGGCCAATGAGGCTGCCTTCAAGCTCGCCCGGCGCAATGGTGATCCTGCCGGCACAGGGCCACGGACCAAAATCATCGCGCTTGAAGGTGCCTTCCACGGCCGGACCATGGGTGCGCTGGCGCTGACAGCCAAGGAAGCCTACCGCGCCCCGTTCGAGCCCCTGCCCGGCGGCGTGGTGCACATCCCGTTCGGCGACATCGAAGCCCTCGAAGCCGCAGTGGACGAAACCGTGGCAGCAGTCTTCCTCGAGCCCATTCAGGGTGAAGCAGGGGTCCGTCCCCTCCCTGCCGGCTACTTGCGCGCAGCACGGGAACTCACCACCAAAGCCGGCGCCCTGCTGATCCTCGACGAGGTGCAGACCGGCATCGGACGGACCGGCAAATGGCTCGCCAGCGAAGATGCGGGCATCGTTCCGGATGCAGTCACCCTGGCAAAGGGCCTAGGCGGCGGCTTCCCGATCGGTGCGCTGATCACCTTTGGTGACGCGACGTCGTCGTTGTTGAGCGCAGGACAGCACGGCACCACGTTCGGCGGAAACCCCGTGGCCACGGCGGCTGCCCTGGCCACCCTGCACGCCATCGAAAGCCAGGATGTCCTGGCCAACGTAGCTGCCGTGGGGGAACACCTGCGCGCCGCGCTCGCAGCCATTCCGGGCGTTACGGAAGTCCGGGGCGAGGGCCTGCTGATCGGCTTCGACCTGGACGCGGACGTGGCGCCGGCAGTAGTGCAGGCAGGTCTTGACGCCGGCTTCATCGTCAACGCCCCCGGGCCCCGAACCATCCGCCTGGCTCCACCGCTGGTCCTCACCACAGCACAGGCAGACTCATTCCTCGCAGCCTTCCCGGTCATCCTCCAGACAGCTAAGGACGCCCAGTGA
- a CDS encoding arginine repressor: MSAQPASPGSSPATKTARQARITAILTGESVRSQAELAALLADDGVQVTQATLSRDLVELGAVRVRGKEGVLVYAVPGEGGERAAKSGVSQEILDARLARLCSELLVTAEASANIAVLRTPPGAANFLALAIDHSVMPSILGTIAGDDTVLLVSRDPNGGQDLAARFLQLAEEAGQ; this comes from the coding sequence GTGTCCGCCCAACCGGCGTCGCCGGGCTCCAGCCCGGCCACCAAAACCGCCCGCCAGGCCCGCATCACCGCCATCCTGACGGGTGAATCGGTGCGTTCCCAGGCGGAGTTGGCGGCCCTGCTCGCGGACGACGGCGTGCAGGTCACCCAGGCCACCCTGTCCCGGGACCTGGTGGAACTCGGGGCTGTCCGCGTCCGCGGGAAAGAGGGTGTGCTGGTCTATGCAGTCCCAGGCGAGGGCGGCGAGCGGGCGGCGAAAAGCGGCGTGAGCCAGGAAATCCTGGATGCCCGGCTGGCCAGGCTGTGCAGCGAACTCCTGGTCACCGCCGAAGCATCGGCCAACATCGCCGTGCTCCGCACCCCGCCGGGCGCCGCTAATTTCCTGGCCCTGGCCATTGACCATTCGGTGATGCCGTCCATCCTGGGCACCATCGCCGGGGACGACACCGTACTGCTGGTGTCCCGGGACCCGAACGGCGGCCAGGACCTCGCCGCCAGGTTCCTGCAACTGGCCGAAGAAGCCGGGCAATAA
- a CDS encoding argininosuccinate synthase: MTERIVLAYSGGLDTSVAIGWIGEATGAEVIAVAVDVGQGGESLETIRQRALGCGAVEAYVADASDEFANEYAMPTLKANALYQGHYPLVSAISRPVIVKHLVKAAREFGATTVAHGCTGKGNDQVRFEVGIQTLGPDLKCIAPVRDLALTRDKAIAFAEEKGLPIETTKKNPYSIDQNVWGRAVETGYLEDIWNAPTKDIYDYTATPEFPPAPDEVTISFQAGIPVAIDGVKVTPLQAIKELNRRAGAQGVGRIDVVEDRLVGIKSREIYEAPGAMALITAHKHLEDITIEREQARFKATVGQRWAELVYDGQWFSPLKRSLDAFIEDTQKYVSGDIRMVLHGGQAIVNGRRSDTSLYDFDLATYDTGDTFDQSMARGFIELWGMSAKVASGRDIRVEGK, translated from the coding sequence GTGACTGAACGCATTGTGCTCGCCTACTCGGGCGGCCTGGACACCTCAGTAGCCATCGGCTGGATCGGCGAAGCCACCGGCGCCGAGGTCATCGCCGTAGCGGTCGACGTCGGACAGGGCGGCGAGTCCCTCGAGACCATCCGCCAGCGCGCCCTGGGCTGCGGCGCCGTCGAAGCCTACGTGGCCGACGCCTCCGACGAGTTCGCCAACGAATACGCGATGCCCACCCTGAAGGCCAACGCCCTCTACCAGGGCCACTACCCGCTGGTGTCGGCCATCTCCCGCCCGGTCATCGTCAAGCACCTGGTCAAGGCCGCCCGCGAGTTCGGCGCCACCACCGTTGCCCACGGCTGCACCGGCAAGGGCAACGACCAGGTCCGCTTCGAAGTGGGCATCCAGACCCTCGGCCCGGACCTGAAGTGCATCGCCCCCGTCCGCGACCTCGCCCTCACCCGCGACAAGGCCATCGCCTTCGCCGAGGAAAAGGGCCTGCCCATCGAGACCACCAAGAAGAACCCGTACTCCATCGACCAGAACGTCTGGGGCCGCGCCGTGGAAACCGGCTACCTCGAGGACATCTGGAACGCCCCCACGAAGGACATCTACGACTACACCGCCACCCCGGAGTTCCCGCCGGCACCGGACGAAGTCACCATCTCCTTCCAGGCCGGCATCCCGGTAGCGATCGACGGCGTCAAGGTCACCCCGCTGCAGGCCATCAAGGAACTCAACCGCCGCGCCGGCGCCCAGGGCGTGGGCCGGATCGACGTCGTCGAGGACCGCCTGGTGGGCATCAAGTCCCGCGAAATCTACGAAGCACCCGGTGCCATGGCGCTGATCACCGCCCACAAGCACCTCGAGGACATCACCATCGAGCGCGAGCAGGCCCGCTTCAAGGCCACCGTTGGCCAGCGCTGGGCCGAGCTGGTGTACGACGGCCAGTGGTTCTCCCCCCTCAAGCGCTCCCTGGACGCCTTCATCGAGGACACCCAGAAGTACGTCTCCGGTGACATCCGCATGGTGCTCCACGGCGGCCAGGCCATCGTCAACGGCCGCCGCTCGGACACCTCGCTCTACGACTTCGACCTCGCCACCTACGACACCGGCGACACCTTCGACCAGTCCATGGCCCGCGGCTTCATCGAGCTGTGGGGCATGTCCGCCAAGGTTGCCTCCGGCCGCGACATCCGCGTCGAAGGAAAGTAA
- the pheT gene encoding phenylalanine--tRNA ligase subunit beta, with protein MRIPISWLREFAEVPAGATAEDVMAELVKVGFEEEDVHRPTDTLKGPVVVGQVLSLVKEPQTNGKTINWCQVRVVPEGQEQTLTGEGIDPSGVQGIICGAHNFVEGDKVVVTLPGAVLPGDFHISARKTYGHLSAGMIASVRELGIGDDHDGILVLSRIGLDPEIGTDAMELLGLYDEAAEINVTPDRGYAFSLRGVAREYAHATGTTFTDPASRVSAPAELSGGYGVKLNDDAPIYGKPGCDRFVARTVRGVDATRPTPPWMTSRLRLAGIRSISLPVDISNYVMLELGQPTHCYDLDKLSGEIVVRRSAAGEKITTLDDKERSLDPEDLLITDDSGAIGIAGVMGGAATEVGDTTSNILVESAHFDEVSIGRSRRRHKLPSEASKRFERGVDWQVAGIAAQRVVDLLVELAGGTADEAGTDVGTAPDSVTIHLPAGFAAARIGIDFTEEQIVTSLEDLGAAVVKNDAGWSVTAPSWRHDLETKEDLSEEVARLVGYDKIPATLPVAPPGRGLTRVQQQRRRLIQALADAGLTEVLAYPFVSKAANDTFGTAEEGTLRSAVKLANPISEEQGFLRTSILPGLIEVAKRNHSRGFRDLALFEAGLVFLPAEEMGTASIPPLGAKPADEVLDALYDGVPAQPFHLAVVLTGHDSPAAAGHAPRVWDWADALDIARLAGDVLGVELVVSQGSHQAFHPGRTARLSLRTGEVVGYAGELHPKLLAASDMPARSVALELNADALFDAAPDVIVARHISTFPVATQDVAVVVPAKVPADDVLAALREGAGELLEDVALFDVYAGKGIEEGKKSLAFGLRFRADDRTLTADEASAARESAVALAAERFGAVQR; from the coding sequence GTGCGTATCCCTATTTCCTGGCTGCGTGAATTCGCGGAGGTACCGGCCGGAGCAACGGCCGAAGACGTAATGGCCGAACTGGTGAAGGTCGGCTTTGAAGAAGAGGACGTGCACCGTCCCACGGACACCCTGAAGGGTCCCGTCGTGGTGGGCCAGGTCCTGAGCCTGGTCAAGGAACCGCAGACCAACGGCAAAACCATCAACTGGTGCCAGGTCCGCGTTGTCCCCGAAGGGCAGGAGCAGACGCTCACCGGCGAGGGCATCGACCCGTCCGGCGTGCAGGGCATTATCTGCGGCGCCCACAACTTCGTGGAAGGCGACAAGGTGGTGGTCACCCTGCCGGGCGCCGTGCTGCCCGGAGACTTCCACATCTCTGCCCGCAAGACCTACGGCCACCTCTCGGCGGGCATGATCGCCTCCGTCCGCGAACTGGGCATCGGCGACGACCACGACGGCATCCTGGTGCTCTCCCGCATCGGCCTGGACCCGGAAATCGGCACCGATGCCATGGAGCTGCTGGGCCTGTACGACGAAGCCGCCGAAATCAATGTCACCCCGGACCGCGGCTACGCCTTCTCCCTCCGTGGCGTGGCACGCGAGTACGCGCACGCCACTGGTACCACGTTCACCGATCCGGCGTCGCGCGTCAGCGCCCCCGCGGAACTCTCCGGCGGCTACGGCGTCAAGCTCAACGATGACGCCCCCATCTACGGCAAGCCGGGCTGCGACCGGTTCGTGGCCAGGACGGTCCGTGGGGTGGACGCCACCAGGCCCACCCCGCCATGGATGACCTCCAGGCTCCGCCTGGCCGGTATCCGTTCCATCTCCCTGCCGGTGGATATCTCCAACTACGTGATGCTGGAACTTGGCCAGCCCACGCACTGCTACGACCTGGACAAGCTGTCCGGGGAGATCGTGGTGCGCCGCTCCGCGGCCGGCGAAAAGATCACCACCCTGGATGACAAGGAGCGCAGCCTCGACCCCGAGGACCTGCTGATCACCGATGATTCCGGCGCCATCGGCATCGCCGGCGTCATGGGCGGGGCAGCCACCGAGGTGGGGGACACAACTTCCAACATCCTGGTGGAATCCGCGCACTTCGACGAGGTGTCCATCGGCCGGTCCCGCCGCCGCCACAAGCTGCCGTCGGAGGCGTCCAAGCGCTTCGAGCGCGGCGTCGACTGGCAGGTGGCCGGCATCGCCGCCCAGCGCGTGGTGGACCTCCTCGTGGAACTCGCCGGCGGCACGGCAGACGAGGCGGGAACCGACGTCGGAACCGCCCCGGACTCCGTGACGATTCACCTTCCGGCAGGCTTCGCCGCTGCCCGGATCGGCATCGATTTCACCGAAGAGCAGATCGTCACGTCCCTCGAGGACCTGGGCGCGGCCGTGGTGAAGAACGACGCCGGCTGGAGCGTCACTGCCCCCAGCTGGCGCCACGACCTGGAGACCAAGGAGGACCTCTCCGAGGAGGTCGCGCGCCTGGTGGGCTATGACAAGATCCCCGCCACGCTTCCCGTGGCCCCTCCAGGCCGCGGCCTCACGCGCGTGCAGCAGCAGCGCCGCCGCCTGATCCAGGCCCTGGCTGATGCGGGCCTCACCGAGGTCCTGGCCTACCCGTTCGTCTCCAAGGCGGCGAATGACACCTTCGGCACTGCTGAAGAAGGCACACTTCGAAGCGCCGTCAAGCTGGCCAACCCGATCAGTGAGGAGCAGGGATTCCTGCGCACCTCCATCCTGCCGGGGCTCATCGAGGTGGCCAAGCGGAACCATTCCCGCGGCTTCCGCGACCTCGCCCTCTTCGAGGCGGGCCTGGTGTTCCTGCCCGCCGAAGAGATGGGTACCGCGTCAATCCCGCCGCTGGGCGCCAAGCCCGCCGATGAGGTGCTGGATGCACTGTACGACGGCGTCCCCGCCCAGCCGTTCCACCTCGCCGTGGTCCTCACGGGACATGATTCACCGGCCGCCGCCGGGCACGCCCCGCGTGTGTGGGACTGGGCTGACGCTTTGGACATTGCCCGGCTCGCCGGCGACGTCCTGGGCGTGGAGCTGGTGGTCAGCCAGGGCAGCCACCAGGCATTCCACCCCGGCCGTACTGCCCGGTTGTCCCTCCGCACCGGCGAAGTGGTGGGCTACGCCGGTGAGCTGCACCCCAAACTGCTCGCAGCGTCGGACATGCCGGCCCGCTCGGTGGCCCTGGAGCTCAACGCCGACGCACTGTTTGACGCTGCGCCGGACGTCATTGTGGCACGCCACATCTCCACGTTCCCGGTGGCCACCCAGGACGTGGCGGTGGTAGTTCCTGCCAAGGTGCCGGCCGACGACGTACTGGCCGCACTCCGCGAAGGTGCCGGTGAGCTGCTGGAAGATGTTGCGCTCTTCGACGTCTACGCCGGCAAGGGGATCGAGGAAGGCAAAAAATCCCTGGCCTTCGGCCTCCGGTTCCGCGCCGATGACCGCACCCTGACCGCGGACGAAGCGTCGGCAGCCCGCGAAAGCGCCGTTGCCCTGGCCGCCGAGCGGTTTGGGGCAGTCCAGCGGTAG